GATAAATATTTAGAAGTAAGAAATTCGTTTAGATGGAGAGGGCTTGGAGATATTCCAAAATCAGCTTTAAAATTAAAGAAAAAATTTAGTGAATATGATGCTGAAATACTTTATAAAGACATACTACCAAATGAACCTATTGATGACCATAAAATGTGTATTTGTGGGGATATTTTAAAAGGTATTGCATCACCTCTGGATTGTAAAGTATTTGGGACGGCTTGTACTCCTACTAATCCTCTTGGTAGTTGCATGGTTAGTGATGAAGGTGCTTGTAATGCTTATTATAGGTATAAAAGGTAATAAAATGAATAAAGAAATTATTTTAGAGTTTTTATCTTTTCATAAGGAAGAACTAAAACAAAAATTTAAAATAGAAAAAATTGGAGTTTTTGGTTCAATTTTAAAAAAAGACACTCCGAATGATATAGATTTTTATGTAGAATTTAAAGAGAAAAACTTTGATAATGTAGTAGGGCTATTGGAATATTTAGAAAATAATTTACATTATAAAATTGATATTTTTTATCCTCATAAACTAACTAATAAAAAAGTTTTAGAGCATATAAAAAAAGAAGTAATATATGGATAAAGTAGAAATAGAAATTTTGCTTGATTTTATTATAGAAAATATTGAATTGGTAGAAAAAAGATTTAAAAAAATCAAAGATGTAGATGACTTTTTAAATGAAGAAGATTTAACTATTTTAGATGCTATTTCTATGAGACTTCAAGCAACAAAAGAAGCTTTAAAAAATATTAATAAAAAAGATAGTGATTTTTTGCTTCAAGTAGCTGATAAAGAGTATTGGAGTAAGATTATTAAAACAAGAGAAATTATTTCTCATCATTATATAAATTTAGATGCAGAGATTGTTTATATTATTTGTAATGAGAAGTTAAACGAGTTAAAAGAAAATATAATTAAGTTAAAAAATTCTTTTAGAAGGTAGAAAATGAAAATAACACTAAGTTATGGCGGTGGAGGAGAAGAGACTCAAAAACTTATTAATGAGTTATTTTATAAATATTTCGATAATGAAATATTAAAAAAAAGTGAAGATGCAGCAGTAATTGAAACTAATAAAAAAATAGCTTTTACAACTGATTCTTTTACTGTAAGTCCTATTTTTTTTAATGGTGGAGATATTGGAAAATTATCTGTTGTTGGGACATGTAATGATTTAGCAATGATGGGTGCAAAACCTAAATATCTAAGCTCTGGATTTATTATAGAAGAAGGATTAGAATATTCTACATTAGAAAAAATTGTAAAGAGTATGAGTGATGAGCTTAAAAAAATTGATGTAAAAATAGTTTGTGGAGATACTAAGGTAGTCCCAGCTGGAAGTGTAGATAAGATTTTTATAAATACAAGTGGAATTGGAGACGTTATAAAAGAAAATATTTCTGCTTCAAATTTAGAAGTTGGAGATAAAATATTAATTAGTAGAGATATTGGAAGACATGGGGCTGTGATATTAGCAAAAAGATATGGAGTTGAGACAAATTTAGAGAGTGATTGTAAATTATTATGGGATGAAGTAAAAGCGTTAATAGATGCTAAAATTAATATTAAAGCAATGCGTGATGCTACAAGAGGAGGCGTTAGTGCAGTGTTAAATGAGTGGGCAAATTCTTCAAATATAGGAATTGAAATTAAAGAAGAGAATTTAAAAATATCAGATGAGGTTTTAGGGCTTTGTGAGATGTTTGGATTTGAGCCTATTGATTTAGCAAATGAGGGGACTTTTGTAGTAGCTGTAAATAGTGAAGATGCAAAAAAAGCGGAGGAGATTTTAAAAAAGTTTAATGAAAATGCGAGTATAGTAGGAGAGGTGGTAGAGGGTAATAGAGTAGTTTTAATCTCACCTTGGAATACAAAAAGAGTAATCGAACTTCCAAAAGGTGAATTACTTCCAAGAATTTGTTAAAATTCTTTAAAAATAGGAGAGTTATGCAAGAAAAAATAGTAAAAATGTTTGATGAAATTGCTCCAACTTATGATTTAGTTAATAGAATATTAACATTTGGGATTGATAAAAATTGGAGAAAAAAGGCTATTAGGGAAGTTTTAAAATACTCAACTCCAAAAAAAGTATTAGATGTAGCCTGTGGGACAGGTGATATGATTGAAGAGTGGAGAAAAAATATTGATTGTGAAGTAATAGGGCTTGACCCAAGTAATGGAATGCTTGATATTGCAAAAAAAAGATTTCCTGATGTTAATTTTATAAATTCCTATGCAAATGATATTCCTTTTGAAAGTGAATTTGATGCTATTAGTATCTCTTTTGGAATTAGAAATGTAGTTGAGATAAAAAAAGCAATTAAAGAATTTAATAAAGCATTAAAAAAAAATGGAGTTTTAGTTATTTTAGAATTTACAAAACCTAAAAAAAACTCTTCTTTAACTAAATGTGTAAATTTTTATACAAATAAATTTCTTCCTAAAATTGGAGGACTTCTTTCTAAGAATAAAGAAGCTTATGAATACCTTCCAAATTCAATAGAAAAATTTTATACTGCTGATGAGTTAAAAGAGTTATTAGAAAAAGAAAATTTTAAAGTTTTAAAAATTATTAGCTTAAATTTTGGACAAGTTAGTATAATTATTGCAAAAAAAGGAGAGTAATGAAAATAGGACTTTTATTTCCAGGACAAGGTAGTCAATTTATAGGAATGGGTAAAGATTTTTATGAAAATTCAAATAAAGCAAAAGAGATGTTTGAAGAGGCAAGTGATGCAATAAAAGTTGATTTTAAAAAGTTAATGTTTGAAGAAAATGAAGATATTAACAAAACTGAATTTACTCAACCTGCAATTTTACTATTTAGTGCAATTGCATATGAGTTATTTAAAGAAAATATAGATTTTGAGTATAGTTATTCTCTTGGTCATTCACTTGGAGAATTTTCTGCTCTATATTCAGCTGGGGCTTTAAATTTAAGTGAAGCTATAAAACTTGTTCATAATAGAGGAAAATTGATGAATGAAGCATTTAAAGATAAAGTTGGTTCAATGATGGTTGTATTAGGACTTGATGATGAAGTTGTTGAAGAAGTTTGTAAAAATTCTAATCTTCAAGTATGGCCAGCTAATTATAA
This Caminibacter mediatlanticus TB-2 DNA region includes the following protein-coding sequences:
- a CDS encoding HepT-like ribonuclease domain-containing protein is translated as MDKVEIEILLDFIIENIELVEKRFKKIKDVDDFLNEEDLTILDAISMRLQATKEALKNINKKDSDFLLQVADKEYWSKIIKTREIISHHYINLDAEIVYIICNEKLNELKENIIKLKNSFRR
- the ubiE gene encoding bifunctional demethylmenaquinone methyltransferase/2-methoxy-6-polyprenyl-1,4-benzoquinol methylase UbiE, which encodes MQEKIVKMFDEIAPTYDLVNRILTFGIDKNWRKKAIREVLKYSTPKKVLDVACGTGDMIEEWRKNIDCEVIGLDPSNGMLDIAKKRFPDVNFINSYANDIPFESEFDAISISFGIRNVVEIKKAIKEFNKALKKNGVLVILEFTKPKKNSSLTKCVNFYTNKFLPKIGGLLSKNKEAYEYLPNSIEKFYTADELKELLEKENFKVLKIISLNFGQVSIIIAKKGE
- the fabD gene encoding ACP S-malonyltransferase, which encodes MKIGLLFPGQGSQFIGMGKDFYENSNKAKEMFEEASDAIKVDFKKLMFEENEDINKTEFTQPAILLFSAIAYELFKENIDFEYSYSLGHSLGEFSALYSAGALNLSEAIKLVHNRGKLMNEAFKDKVGSMMVVLGLDDEVVEEVCKNSNLQVWPANYNSDGQIVIAGIKEDLEKLEPLLKEKGAKRVMLLNMSVASHCPLLESATKPLRELLEEYLKDEFLDVVSNVTAKKYNTKKEALELLPIQLTKPVLYKQSIKNYEDEVEKFVEFGGKVLMGINRKITKKKTIPIVDMKSLEKAISEVK
- a CDS encoding nucleotidyltransferase family protein, which gives rise to MNKEIILEFLSFHKEELKQKFKIEKIGVFGSILKKDTPNDIDFYVEFKEKNFDNVVGLLEYLENNLHYKIDIFYPHKLTNKKVLEHIKKEVIYG
- the hypE gene encoding hydrogenase expression/formation protein HypE, producing the protein MKITLSYGGGGEETQKLINELFYKYFDNEILKKSEDAAVIETNKKIAFTTDSFTVSPIFFNGGDIGKLSVVGTCNDLAMMGAKPKYLSSGFIIEEGLEYSTLEKIVKSMSDELKKIDVKIVCGDTKVVPAGSVDKIFINTSGIGDVIKENISASNLEVGDKILISRDIGRHGAVILAKRYGVETNLESDCKLLWDEVKALIDAKINIKAMRDATRGGVSAVLNEWANSSNIGIEIKEENLKISDEVLGLCEMFGFEPIDLANEGTFVVAVNSEDAKKAEEILKKFNENASIVGEVVEGNRVVLISPWNTKRVIELPKGELLPRIC